One part of the Lentimicrobium sp. L6 genome encodes these proteins:
- a CDS encoding ATP-binding protein, translated as MENNAFINSSVFNPWVLVLLFIILIIILISRYYTRISKRKISSLEEQLKKYSKENKEFKNQFEEIVRSKTKDVHQQLEIKDKAIIHRKIALKKANEANYLKNAFLASMSHEIRTPLSSIIGFSNMLLSELSLLEKPDLYEYAQGIASSSTKLLTLLDNLIDISRVDANNFDILLQDSNLNTSLENVFQIYRIKAQEKHLTMNFVPTKIPNSKFDKSVIEKIISLIIDNAIKYTKHGFINLSTLFKAKEELIIIRIKDTGVGIDDKFVPVLFDPFRQESLGYSKNQQGAGLGLPLVKKLLALIDGDITVKTKKGEGSVFSIYLPYLKAEQNTIATPQKTKQKKVNTPNLKLKRTPKILVVEDDKMNRLVFKKMLGDISELHICSDGDKAISYVQNHFDNKDHFDIVLMDINLPAPWDGIELSKELKSRHKGLQETPFIAQTAYAMAGDRERMLKSGFDDYISKPIERSELFHIIENNLNQKLS; from the coding sequence ATGGAGAATAATGCATTTATCAACAGTAGTGTTTTTAATCCTTGGGTTCTTGTACTCCTTTTTATCATTCTGATAATTATCCTTATCTCAAGGTATTATACGAGAATTTCTAAAAGAAAAATCTCTTCCTTAGAGGAACAATTAAAGAAATACTCTAAAGAAAACAAGGAATTTAAAAATCAATTTGAGGAAATTGTAAGAAGTAAGACCAAGGATGTTCATCAGCAGCTAGAAATAAAAGACAAAGCCATTATTCACAGAAAGATAGCTTTAAAAAAAGCCAATGAAGCCAACTACTTAAAGAATGCATTTTTGGCCAGTATGAGCCACGAAATAAGGACTCCCTTGAGTAGTATCATCGGATTTTCAAATATGTTACTTTCTGAGCTTTCATTACTAGAAAAACCAGACCTTTACGAATACGCACAAGGCATAGCCTCCAGCAGCACGAAATTACTAACCCTATTAGATAATTTAATAGATATTAGTAGAGTTGATGCCAATAATTTCGATATTCTACTGCAAGACTCAAACCTAAACACTTCGCTGGAAAATGTCTTTCAAATATATAGAATAAAGGCACAAGAGAAGCATTTAACTATGAATTTTGTACCTACAAAAATTCCAAATTCAAAATTTGATAAATCAGTCATTGAAAAAATAATTTCACTCATTATTGATAACGCCATAAAATACACAAAACACGGCTTTATCAATTTAAGCACCTTGTTTAAAGCAAAAGAAGAACTCATCATCATCAGAATAAAAGACACCGGAGTTGGAATTGATGATAAATTCGTTCCGGTTCTTTTCGATCCTTTCCGACAAGAAAGTTTAGGATATAGTAAAAATCAACAAGGTGCTGGCCTCGGGCTTCCTTTGGTGAAAAAACTCCTTGCCCTCATTGATGGTGATATTACAGTAAAAACCAAAAAGGGAGAAGGAAGTGTGTTTAGTATTTATCTACCCTATTTAAAAGCCGAGCAGAATACCATAGCTACCCCACAAAAAACCAAACAGAAAAAAGTAAATACACCAAATTTAAAGCTGAAACGAACTCCCAAAATCTTAGTGGTAGAAGATGATAAAATGAATAGACTCGTATTTAAAAAAATGTTGGGTGATATTTCAGAACTGCATATTTGCTCCGATGGAGACAAAGCCATTAGTTATGTGCAAAATCATTTCGATAACAAAGACCATTTCGACATTGTATTAATGGATATCAATCTACCAGCACCTTGGGATGGGATAGAATTAAGTAAAGAATTAAAAAGCAGACATAAAGGATTGCAAGAAACTCCTTTTATTGCGCAAACTGCTTATGCTATGGCTGGCGATAGAGAACGAATGTTGAAATCAGGTTTTGATGATTATATATCGAAACCTATAGAAAGATCGGAATTATTCCACATTATTGAAAATAACCTAAACCAGAAACTTAGTTAA
- a CDS encoding aspartate kinase — protein MKVYKFGGASVKDANGIRNLAKIVSKTDREPLMIVVSAMGKSTNALERMLGLRFSGHSFKEAFETFKKQHLHICRELISDFEKVKKLLNSDFNLLEYRLGLKELMSYDYEYDQIVSMGEIFSTKIIHAYMEESRLESRWLDARQLILTDDNYRAARVQLEKTVDTIREASSNYNGISVVQGFIAHNELGNTTTLGREGSDYTAALLAYALDVSEVTIWKDVDGVYNADPKIFEKTKLIPELSYRDAVELAFYGASIIHPKTIQPLQKKKINLRVRSFYYPEKLGTTVASKKKNENLPSSFIVKKNQVLISLVPRDFSFMDAENMGLAFQILAKHQHHINLIQNSAISFSVCVDFNHAHFHSLIQELADKFELRYNENQVLVTIRHYDVALIEKIYDLLRFKLEQRNRSTYQVLMSEEEFELKLLPILN, from the coding sequence ATGAAGGTTTATAAATTTGGTGGAGCATCAGTGAAAGATGCAAATGGCATTCGGAATTTGGCAAAAATAGTCAGTAAGACGGATCGTGAACCACTAATGATAGTGGTTTCTGCCATGGGTAAATCTACAAATGCTTTAGAGAGAATGTTGGGACTACGCTTTTCTGGTCATTCTTTTAAAGAAGCATTTGAAACTTTTAAAAAGCAGCATCTCCATATTTGCAGAGAACTCATTTCTGATTTTGAAAAAGTAAAAAAATTATTGAATTCTGATTTCAATTTATTAGAATATAGACTTGGGTTGAAAGAATTAATGTCATACGATTATGAGTATGATCAAATTGTTTCCATGGGAGAAATATTCTCTACCAAAATCATTCATGCTTATATGGAGGAGTCAAGACTTGAAAGTCGATGGCTAGATGCTCGTCAACTCATCTTGACTGATGATAATTATAGAGCGGCACGAGTTCAACTAGAAAAAACAGTGGATACCATTAGAGAAGCCTCCTCCAATTATAATGGTATTAGCGTGGTACAAGGTTTTATTGCTCACAATGAATTAGGAAATACCACTACGCTCGGACGTGAGGGTTCGGATTATACAGCTGCCTTATTAGCTTATGCTCTTGATGTTTCGGAAGTTACTATTTGGAAAGATGTGGATGGTGTTTATAATGCCGATCCTAAGATATTTGAGAAAACAAAACTTATTCCTGAGTTATCTTATCGCGATGCTGTGGAGTTGGCATTTTATGGCGCTAGTATCATTCATCCCAAAACTATTCAGCCACTTCAAAAGAAAAAGATAAATCTAAGGGTTCGTTCTTTTTATTATCCTGAGAAATTGGGCACAACTGTAGCATCAAAAAAGAAGAATGAAAATTTGCCTTCTTCTTTTATCGTGAAGAAAAACCAAGTTCTCATTAGTTTGGTTCCTCGTGATTTTAGTTTTATGGATGCGGAGAATATGGGTTTGGCTTTTCAGATATTGGCCAAGCATCAACACCATATTAATTTGATTCAGAATTCAGCCATCAGTTTTTCTGTTTGTGTAGATTTTAATCATGCTCATTTTCATAGCCTCATTCAAGAATTAGCTGATAAATTTGAACTTCGATATAATGAAAATCAGGTATTAGTCACTATTCGTCATTATGATGTAGCACTTATTGAGAAAATATACGATTTGCTAAGATTCAAGCTGGAGCAAAGAAACAGATCTACCTATCAGGTATTAATGAGTGAAGAAGAGTTTGAGCTAAAGTTATTGCCTATTCTTAACTAA